AAAAGCAGCCATAGTACTACCCATGATATGCGTGGTTCTGACGGGCGGCTGCGGCCATCAGGCCATGCAGGCGGAGATGCAGCAGGCCGAACTGCGCATCGCGCAGCTGGAAAAGAAGACGGACGAGCTGGATCGCCGCCTGACCATCTTGAGCGAGTCTCCCTATGAAGTGCGCACGCGTGCCGGCGACCGCAAGACCGGTCTGGTGGCCATCCCGGGCTATCTGCCTTCTCCGGCGGAGCTGCGGCATCCCGGTGGCGGCGACAATGCCTCTGCCGTGCAGAGGGGGCTTCCTTCCGGTGCGGTGCGTCCTGCGGGGCGAGCCGTTCCGGCCAGGGACAGGGCGGTATCCGTCCCTTCCCGTCCGCATTCAGGGGGCGTGACGCCGGCCGCTGTGCACCCGTTCGCAGGGAAGTCCACGCCGTCCCCTTCCCCGCGGTCTCTGGCGCAGCCGCCTTTGCCGGGAACGCCGGCCTCCCGGGCCGGGGATGCCCAGGCGCCCTTTCCAGACTTGGCGGGTCTGAAGACGCTGGATGACGGCCTGTCGCCGTCTCGTGAGGACACCACCGGGCAGCTTCTTGCGGCGACGGCCGCGGCGCCGTCTTCCCGGACAGAAAAGCAAGAGTACGAGGCGGCTCTGGCGCTGGTTCTGCGCGGGTGCAATGCGGAGGCCATTGCGGCGTTCCGGCAGTTTCTGCAACAGTATCCCGGGGGCAGGTTTGCGCCCAATGCCGAATACTGGACAGGCGAGGCACTGTATTCCCAGGGACGCTATGCGGAGGCGCTGGAACATTTTCTGACAGTGAGCAGCCGTTACCCCCGGCATCACAAGAGCGCCGATGCCATGCTCAAGGCCGGCATGACCCTGAACCGTCTGGGAAACCGGCCTGGCGCCCGCCGGCAGTATGCGCAGGTTCTGGCCCGATTCCCCGCTTCGGAAGCTGCGGGAACCATCCGTGCCCGAAGGCTTGGCCGCTGACGGAATGGCCTTGACGCTCGCCTCTTCCCCCTCAGGCTGCCCGCGGTGGCAGGAGCTTGACGAGACAGGCCGCAGGGAATTCTGGGCCAGTCTTGCCTTGCGTCATTGCCGGGGCCTGGGGCCACGGACCCGGGCACGCCTGCTGCGCCGTCACCACAGTGCCTATGCCGCCTATGGCGCGCTGCTGGATGCGGCGCGTCAGGCATCGGAAGGCCGGCAGGCCATGGCTCGGGAACTGGCCTCGGGCGGGTGGCGGGAGGCTGCCCTGGAAGAGTGGAATGCGGCACAGCGCCTGGATGCCCGCCTGCTGCTGTGGACAGACCCGCTGTATCCTGCCCTGCTCCGAGAGCTGCCCGATGCTCCCGTGTTTCTGTATTGCCGGGGTGATACAAGCCTGCTGGCATCGCCCTGCCTCGGGGTGGTGGGGTCACGGCAGGCATCTTCCCAGGCTCTGCGGGTTGCCGGGCACATGGCCCGTTTTCTGGCGTCCTGCGGGCTGGCCATTGTTTCCGGCATGGCCTGCGGGGTGGATGCCGCAGCCCATGCCGCAGCGCTGCCCGAGGTGGGCCGGAGCATCGGCGTGCTGGGGACGGGCATTGATCAGGTCTATCCCAGGAGCAATGCCGGTCTTTTTGCACGCATGGAGCGGGAAGGGCTGCTGCTGTCGGAATTTGCGCCGGGCAGCAGGGCGCTGCCCGAACATTTTCCCATACGCAACCGCATCATCAGCGGGCTTTCTCTGGGGATTGTGGTGGTGGAGGCCGCCAGCCGCTCCGGCAGTCTGATTACGGCCCGCAATGCTCTGGAGCAGAACAGGGAGGTCTATGCCGTGCCGGGGCCTGCCCTGGAAAGGCGCTGCTGCGGCGTACAGGAACTTATCCGGCAGGGTGCTCGTCCGGTTTTCAGCGCCGAGGATATTCTGCGTGATCTGGCAGACCGCCTTCAGGCGTACGGCATCAGCCGAACACTGCTGGACAGCCGTTCAGCCAGCGAGCGCCGCTGCCTTGCTGAGGAAGAAACAGCCCCGCTGACGGCGCCTCCGCAGCAGAACGCGCCGCAGGAGCAGGACGCGGCTGACTCCGGCACGTTTTCTGACGAAAGGGCGTCGTCATCTCCGCAGGCAGACTGCCCGGAAGCCCGTCTTCTGCTGGCGGCAGGGGTAGAGGACCAGCTGATGCTGCTTTTGCGGGAGCAGGGACCGTTGCATGTGGATGAGCTGGCCAGACTGGCCGGGCAGGACAGTGCCGCCCTGGCTGTGACACTGCTGGGGCTGGAGATGGCGGGCAGGGTGCGCCGTCTGCCCGGAGCACACTATGAGGTGCAATCATGAAGCGGCGGACGGCCGTGCCGCCTTCTGTGGCGGCCACAGGGGGAGAGGCTGGGGCGGAGCTTTCGGCGGGGGCGGTTCGCCTGCTTGCGGCGCATGCCATGTGGCTTGAACTGGAAAGGGGCCTGGCTCCGGCCACGGTGCGGGCCTACCGGACGGACCTGCTGGAATTTGCCCGCTTTCTGCAGTCCAGGGGCGGTGATGCGGGGATGCCGCAGACCATCTCCCGGCGGGATGTGCAGGCCTTTCTGGCACACCTTTTTCATCAGGGCGAGGCCAAGACCTCCATGTGCCGCAAGCTCTCGGCCTGTCGCAGTCTGTTGCAGTATGCCCTGCGCCAGCATCTGGTTTCTGCCAATGTGGCTGCCCAGGTGCACAACCCCCGCCAGGAAACCTATCAGCCCCGCCTGCTCAATGTGGACGAGGCCTTTGCCCTGCTGGACAGCCGTGACGAGACCGCGCCGGACACGCCGCGCGACAGCCGGGACAGGGCACTGGCGGAACTGCTGTATGGTTCCGGCCTGCGCGTGTCCGAGGCGCTGGCCTTGAATGTGGATGACCTGCATCTGCAGACAGGCATGGTGCGTGTGCTGGGCAAGGGCCGGCGGGAACGCCTGGCGCCCCTTTCCGACAGCAGCATTCCCGCCTTGCAGGAATGGCTGGAAGACCGCACCTTCTTTGCGGCAGAGGAGGAAAAGGCGCTTTTTGTGGGCATACGCGGCAAGCGTTTGCAGCGGCGGGAGGCCGTGCGCATTGTGGAGCGTCTCTGCCAGGAGGCCGGCCTGCGGCATGTCATTTCTCCGCATGGTCTGCGCCATTCCTTTGCCACGCATCTGCTGGACGGCGGGGCTGACCTGCGCAGCGTGCAGGAGCTTCTGGGGCATCGTCGTCTCAGGACCACCCAGCGCTATACGCAGGTGAGCCTGGACCATCTCATGCGGGTGTATGATCGGGCGCATCCCAAGGCCGGCGGGGGCGCCGCTGCCGGCACAGGGGCCGGATTCCCCGGCGAAGAGGATCTGGACCAGGGCGGAAAGGACGAGCGCTGACGCAGGGCGTTTGCAATCCGCGGCAAAATATTGCAAAGAGCTTGTGGCGGCGGGAAGCGCTTTTGCCCGCGCCGCCTTTTCCCACATTATCAGGAGCTGCCTGAACAGGCAGGTTAAGGAGAGCACCATGTCCGCACTTGTTCTTGGTCATATGCACCCGGATACCGACAGCATCATTTCCGCCATTGCCG
This DNA window, taken from uncultured Desulfovibrio sp., encodes the following:
- the ybgF gene encoding tol-pal system protein YbgF, which translates into the protein MICVVLTGGCGHQAMQAEMQQAELRIAQLEKKTDELDRRLTILSESPYEVRTRAGDRKTGLVAIPGYLPSPAELRHPGGGDNASAVQRGLPSGAVRPAGRAVPARDRAVSVPSRPHSGGVTPAAVHPFAGKSTPSPSPRSLAQPPLPGTPASRAGDAQAPFPDLAGLKTLDDGLSPSREDTTGQLLAATAAAPSSRTEKQEYEAALALVLRGCNAEAIAAFRQFLQQYPGGRFAPNAEYWTGEALYSQGRYAEALEHFLTVSSRYPRHHKSADAMLKAGMTLNRLGNRPGARRQYAQVLARFPASEAAGTIRARRLGR
- the dprA gene encoding DNA-processing protein DprA — protein: MTLASSPSGCPRWQELDETGRREFWASLALRHCRGLGPRTRARLLRRHHSAYAAYGALLDAARQASEGRQAMARELASGGWREAALEEWNAAQRLDARLLLWTDPLYPALLRELPDAPVFLYCRGDTSLLASPCLGVVGSRQASSQALRVAGHMARFLASCGLAIVSGMACGVDAAAHAAALPEVGRSIGVLGTGIDQVYPRSNAGLFARMEREGLLLSEFAPGSRALPEHFPIRNRIISGLSLGIVVVEAASRSGSLITARNALEQNREVYAVPGPALERRCCGVQELIRQGARPVFSAEDILRDLADRLQAYGISRTLLDSRSASERRCLAEEETAPLTAPPQQNAPQEQDAADSGTFSDERASSSPQADCPEARLLLAAGVEDQLMLLLREQGPLHVDELARLAGQDSAALAVTLLGLEMAGRVRRLPGAHYEVQS
- a CDS encoding tyrosine recombinase XerC; translated protein: MKRRTAVPPSVAATGGEAGAELSAGAVRLLAAHAMWLELERGLAPATVRAYRTDLLEFARFLQSRGGDAGMPQTISRRDVQAFLAHLFHQGEAKTSMCRKLSACRSLLQYALRQHLVSANVAAQVHNPRQETYQPRLLNVDEAFALLDSRDETAPDTPRDSRDRALAELLYGSGLRVSEALALNVDDLHLQTGMVRVLGKGRRERLAPLSDSSIPALQEWLEDRTFFAAEEEKALFVGIRGKRLQRREAVRIVERLCQEAGLRHVISPHGLRHSFATHLLDGGADLRSVQELLGHRRLRTTQRYTQVSLDHLMRVYDRAHPKAGGGAAAGTGAGFPGEEDLDQGGKDER